One Desulfobulbaceae bacterium genomic region harbors:
- the queD gene encoding 6-carboxytetrahydropterin synthase QueD, with protein MFDVFIKTHFSAGHHLRNYPGNCEKPHGHNWNVQVTVRATELDELGMGIDFRTVKTAVNTVMDNLDHCDLNNHPAFLDKNPSSENLARYIFQQLTPNLSSDRYRLYSVTVGETESTGVTYRAD; from the coding sequence ATGTTTGATGTCTTTATTAAAACCCACTTTTCTGCCGGCCACCATCTGCGAAACTACCCCGGCAACTGCGAAAAACCTCACGGACACAACTGGAATGTCCAGGTGACAGTCCGTGCCACTGAGCTTGATGAACTGGGAATGGGAATCGATTTCCGCACGGTCAAAACTGCGGTCAATACCGTCATGGACAACCTTGATCACTGTGATCTGAACAACCACCCAGCCTTTCTCGACAAAAACCCCTCATCGGAAAACCTGGCCCGCTATATCTTTCAACAGCTTACGCCTAATCTGAGTTCAGACCGTTACCGGCTCTACAGCGTCACGGTCGGTGAAACCGAAAGCACCGGGGTTACCTATCGTGCCGACTGA
- a CDS encoding tRNA1(Val) (adenine(37)-N6)-methyltransferase, translating to MLSIPLKRLADPTIGLRFQSPTTSSPDTLFDGKLICAQSRSGYRFSIDAVLLAHFVTPRRHDRILDLGAGCGVISLILASRYPDVTLTCLEIQESLVQLIHYNIHENTLGDRLQVVTGDLCSITGLVPAGEHDLVVCNPPYYRADTGRQNLNQEQAVARHEIKARLDDVVQAAAFAIKTKGRLAMIYPASRITSLLSTLKHNRLEPKRLRVVYSYPGVDATLCLVEAVKCGGDELVLLPPLYIYDQPGGDYTPEVEAWYHLETSNPSSVNLSAASL from the coding sequence ATCCTCTCGATCCCGCTGAAAAGATTGGCTGATCCCACCATCGGCTTGCGGTTTCAATCCCCAACCACGAGCAGCCCAGATACTCTTTTCGACGGCAAGCTTATCTGCGCTCAATCCCGGAGCGGCTACCGCTTCTCTATTGATGCTGTACTTCTGGCTCATTTTGTCACGCCCCGCCGACACGACAGGATTCTTGATCTTGGCGCTGGCTGCGGGGTTATCTCCCTCATTCTGGCCAGCCGCTATCCCGACGTAACTCTGACCTGTCTGGAAATCCAGGAATCCCTGGTTCAATTGATCCACTATAATATCCACGAGAATACTCTGGGCGACCGTTTACAGGTCGTGACCGGCGATCTGTGCAGTATTACGGGGTTGGTCCCTGCTGGTGAGCATGACCTGGTGGTGTGTAATCCCCCTTACTATCGAGCGGACACCGGGCGTCAAAATTTGAATCAAGAACAGGCTGTAGCTCGTCATGAGATCAAGGCCCGGTTGGACGATGTTGTTCAAGCCGCCGCTTTTGCTATAAAGACCAAGGGGCGACTGGCGATGATCTATCCAGCTTCGCGGATCACTTCGTTGCTCTCAACATTAAAGCACAACCGCCTTGAACCCAAACGCCTTCGGGTTGTGTACTCATATCCAGGTGTTGATGCCACACTATGCCTGGTTGAGGCGGTAAAATGCGGAGGCGATGAGTTGGTTCTGCTCCCCCCGCTGTATATCTACGATCAACCAGGTGGAGACTATACTCCAGAGGTGGAGGCGTGGTATCATTTGGAGACGAGTAATCCTTCTTCAGTTAACTTGTCTGCCGCGTCCTTGTGA
- a CDS encoding radical SAM protein: protein MPTEPVFAVSELFFSIQGESTYAGLPCVFIRLAGCNLRCDYCDARYSYEEEGRDYSLSEIITFVDQYPGAMVEITGGEPLLQNNVIPLMESLLGGQRTVLLETNGSCDISMVPAGVTVIMDVKCPGSGMSSSFRDENLAALRVDDEIKFVLTSRQDYEWAVAFITGHALIDLRSGKALRPLLFSPVPGRVSAAELADWILSDHLPVRLQLQLHKILWPASDRGC from the coding sequence GTGCCGACTGAGCCGGTTTTTGCCGTCTCGGAACTTTTTTTCAGCATCCAAGGCGAATCAACCTATGCCGGCCTGCCTTGCGTTTTTATCCGCTTGGCAGGCTGCAACCTGCGTTGCGACTACTGCGATGCCCGCTACTCCTACGAGGAAGAAGGACGCGACTATAGTTTGTCAGAAATCATCACCTTTGTTGATCAGTATCCAGGTGCGATGGTGGAAATTACTGGCGGAGAACCCCTGCTCCAGAATAACGTCATCCCCTTGATGGAGTCCTTGCTGGGCGGGCAGCGCACAGTCCTTCTCGAAACCAACGGCAGTTGCGACATCTCCATGGTTCCTGCCGGAGTGACGGTGATCATGGATGTCAAGTGCCCGGGGTCCGGGATGTCCAGCTCATTTAGAGATGAGAATCTCGCAGCTCTCAGAGTGGATGACGAGATCAAATTCGTCCTCACCTCACGTCAGGATTATGAGTGGGCCGTCGCCTTTATTACGGGACATGCGTTGATTGACCTGAGAAGCGGGAAGGCCTTACGCCCCCTGCTCTTCTCGCCGGTTCCGGGGCGGGTTTCTGCCGCCGAATTAGCGGATTGGATTTTAAGCGACCACTTGCCTGTTCGTCTCCAACTCCAACTTCACAAAATTTTATGGCCAGCGAGTGACCGGGGGTGTTGA
- a CDS encoding DUF1015 domain-containing protein, which translates to MARIAPFRGLRYNKKKIATMEDVVSPPYDVIDEHSRQALFKKNPYNMVQLDLVKSVDAGAMSDERYQQARQTFDLWQQENVLARDSQPTLYLYHTEYSVPSGKRFTRKGLIALAGLAEFAEGVVKPHEKTFRGVTTDRLRLIDACQAQFSSIFSLYSDPAGEIMAILDAVCPEAPLSSVSDHDGCRHTIWAITDETAIKAVCAQFASKSLYIADGHHRYTTALQLREMMRERQGSVPTDSPYNHTMMYLCGMEDEGLSVLPTHRVVRVPYLTTVDALIEKMRGGFEVEEIHGGSREFLVSEVLGRMDENIQDTMFGLYHPGADRCFLLTLKPGVMAQTCSGKQPEALQDLDVVVLSELVLGCLLELPYQRCEDESLIHYYPDPDEALDAAVKETLDGRQGSPVLFLMNSTLVSQVKRVADEGLVMPHKSTYFYPKVLTGLVINPLDPAEKIG; encoded by the coding sequence ATGGCTCGAATCGCGCCGTTTCGCGGACTCCGCTATAATAAGAAAAAAATTGCCACGATGGAGGATGTGGTTTCTCCTCCCTATGATGTCATTGACGAGCACTCTCGCCAAGCGCTTTTCAAGAAAAATCCATACAACATGGTTCAGCTCGATCTGGTTAAGAGTGTGGATGCCGGAGCGATGTCTGATGAGCGTTATCAGCAGGCCCGTCAGACTTTTGATCTCTGGCAGCAGGAAAATGTGCTGGCTCGCGATTCTCAGCCAACGTTATATCTGTATCATACCGAGTACTCTGTCCCGTCGGGGAAGCGTTTTACCCGCAAGGGGCTGATTGCCCTTGCCGGCTTAGCGGAATTTGCTGAAGGAGTGGTTAAACCTCACGAGAAGACCTTTCGTGGAGTCACCACCGACCGATTGCGATTGATCGATGCCTGCCAGGCTCAGTTTTCATCAATTTTTTCCCTCTATTCCGATCCGGCCGGGGAGATCATGGCTATCCTTGATGCGGTTTGTCCTGAGGCTCCGCTCTCTTCGGTCAGTGATCATGACGGCTGTCGCCATACTATCTGGGCAATTACTGATGAGACGGCCATTAAAGCCGTGTGCGCTCAATTTGCCAGTAAATCACTCTATATCGCTGATGGTCATCATCGTTATACTACAGCTTTACAGCTGCGGGAGATGATGCGGGAGCGACAGGGAAGTGTTCCGACTGACAGTCCATATAATCATACCATGATGTATCTCTGTGGCATGGAGGATGAAGGCTTGTCCGTGCTGCCGACCCATCGGGTGGTCCGGGTTCCGTATCTGACCACGGTCGACGCCCTGATTGAGAAGATGAGGGGAGGTTTTGAGGTCGAGGAGATTCACGGTGGTTCCCGTGAGTTTCTGGTAAGTGAAGTGCTCGGTCGGATGGATGAAAACATTCAGGATACCATGTTCGGGCTCTATCATCCGGGCGCTGATCGGTGTTTTCTGCTTACCTTGAAGCCTGGTGTTATGGCCCAGACCTGCTCGGGGAAACAGCCCGAGGCCCTGCAGGACCTTGATGTCGTGGTCTTGTCGGAACTGGTGCTTGGTTGTCTGCTGGAACTGCCTTATCAGCGTTGCGAGGACGAGAGTCTGATCCACTATTATCCCGATCCTGATGAGGCGTTGGACGCAGCGGTCAAGGAAACTCTTGATGGACGACAAGGCAGTCCGGTTCTCTTTCTGATGAATTCAACCCTGGTAAGTCAGGTAAAGCGGGTAGCGGACGAAGGCCTGGTTATGCCCCATAAATCAACGTATTTTTATCCTAAGGTCTTGACCGGTCTGGTGATTAATCCTCTCGATCCCGCTGAAAAGATTGGCTGA
- a CDS encoding discoidin domain-containing protein, translating into MKRSIFALVRCNPTTMAPWVLGYALLTQPTRMRNTLCSMALGIAVFFSLISSVQARDTLSVDRDMVIQENFLGINAVHHGFSYLPESREMGMTDSLRALELARVKAAGIRIARTMYRPDWAMGDGPWLRPDWNSVKMKALYAWLADMQRIGVDVALNMGWWFPRDVIWNRDQHLATYPADRDSYCQWVSESIHQIVQVRGFTNVKYIFMFTEPSDGYGDTPHAKKVWDYYKDVLLAANRRLVDDGRRHLVKIIGPNTSQAPLWLDETTRELNDVVDIYASHTYNLTTYQAWYEVALQVKSAVAKTGKPFWIDEYGVQDIGLRQSGRYGTLLAEANAAFINAGAQTSMIWLLSDQYYPAPIKYITNGDSFLDGKHSWGLFPWLAESSATRPAWDAFVLMSRLLGESGGKVALTKGLVEMPVVAIERDGGGLRVMVVNGGQGRREFAVSLSRPVVAPLHRYVYSPEGAPRIRIGKAELLEEAGAQSIQDTLDSGEVAIYSTDKVEIDGLGSDQGGAGEESKNLAFRKPVEASSVDPDWPAADLTDGRRLTSWRSSGGKRGHGEHVTVDLGQVYTIRLVEIAPGYDGATSIVNSIGDVSVTLSENGKRWHRVSIKASTEEVGAVMIASFPPRNARFVRVTVKANRQSASDQIYRALLGEVKVFGRELVTSRFSSSPPSTPPVTRWP; encoded by the coding sequence ATGAAGCGCTCTATTTTTGCTCTTGTACGATGTAACCCAACAACAATGGCACCTTGGGTGTTGGGTTACGCTTTGCTAACCCAACCTACGAGAATGCGGAATACGTTATGTTCTATGGCGCTAGGCATTGCCGTTTTTTTTTCTCTGATCTCATCCGTCCAGGCCCGAGATACTCTCTCGGTTGACCGGGACATGGTAATCCAGGAGAATTTTCTAGGGATCAATGCCGTTCATCATGGGTTTTCTTATCTGCCTGAATCGCGGGAGATGGGTATGACTGATTCTCTCCGGGCTTTGGAGTTGGCTCGGGTTAAGGCGGCTGGCATCCGCATTGCCAGGACCATGTACCGTCCCGATTGGGCCATGGGTGATGGTCCGTGGCTTCGGCCTGACTGGAATTCTGTCAAGATGAAGGCGCTCTACGCCTGGTTGGCCGACATGCAGAGGATTGGTGTCGATGTGGCCTTGAATATGGGGTGGTGGTTCCCCCGCGATGTCATTTGGAATCGGGATCAGCACCTTGCCACCTATCCCGCCGATCGTGACAGCTATTGCCAGTGGGTGAGCGAGTCTATTCACCAGATTGTCCAGGTGCGAGGCTTTACCAATGTTAAGTATATTTTTATGTTTACCGAGCCATCAGATGGGTATGGCGATACTCCTCATGCCAAGAAGGTTTGGGATTATTATAAAGATGTGCTGTTGGCTGCCAACCGGCGATTGGTTGATGATGGCCGCCGACACTTGGTGAAGATCATTGGCCCAAATACCTCGCAGGCGCCTCTGTGGCTTGATGAGACAACCCGTGAGTTGAATGATGTCGTCGATATTTATGCCAGTCATACCTATAACTTGACGACCTATCAGGCGTGGTATGAGGTTGCGCTGCAAGTTAAGAGCGCTGTAGCGAAAACTGGAAAGCCATTCTGGATTGATGAATATGGAGTCCAGGATATCGGTCTTCGCCAGAGTGGCCGTTATGGAACGTTGCTTGCCGAGGCCAATGCGGCATTTATCAATGCTGGGGCCCAGACCTCGATGATCTGGTTGTTGAGCGACCAGTATTATCCTGCGCCCATCAAGTATATTACCAATGGTGATTCCTTCCTGGACGGAAAGCATAGTTGGGGGCTCTTCCCCTGGCTTGCGGAGAGTTCGGCAACTCGTCCTGCCTGGGATGCCTTCGTGCTTATGAGCCGTCTTCTCGGTGAATCGGGAGGCAAGGTGGCACTGACTAAAGGTCTGGTTGAAATGCCTGTGGTTGCTATTGAGCGGGACGGGGGAGGCTTGCGGGTAATGGTGGTGAATGGAGGGCAGGGGAGGCGAGAGTTTGCTGTTTCCTTGTCAAGGCCGGTTGTCGCACCCTTGCATCGTTATGTTTATAGTCCGGAAGGGGCTCCCCGTATCCGGATTGGCAAGGCAGAGTTGCTTGAGGAGGCAGGAGCGCAATCGATCCAAGATACTCTTGATTCCGGCGAGGTGGCGATTTACAGCACTGACAAGGTCGAGATTGATGGGCTGGGGAGTGATCAGGGTGGGGCAGGGGAGGAGAGTAAGAATCTTGCCTTTCGGAAACCGGTCGAAGCGTCGAGTGTCGATCCGGATTGGCCTGCTGCGGATCTCACCGATGGTAGGCGGTTGACTTCCTGGCGGTCATCAGGTGGTAAGCGGGGGCATGGAGAACATGTTACGGTCGATCTCGGGCAAGTCTATACAATAAGGTTAGTGGAAATCGCCCCCGGGTATGATGGCGCGACATCGATAGTCAACTCGATCGGTGATGTGAGCGTAACCCTGTCCGAGAACGGCAAGAGGTGGCATCGGGTGTCAATCAAAGCCAGTACGGAGGAGGTGGGCGCGGTGATGATCGCCTCCTTCCCGCCACGAAACGCTCGCTTTGTCCGCGTTACCGTCAAGGCGAATCGGCAATCGGCATCGGATCAGATCTATCGAGCGCTGCTCGGCGAGGTAAAGGTATTTGGTAGGGAATTGGTTACGAGTCGGTTCTCATCTTCACCACCGTCAACACCCCCGGTCACTCGCTGGCCATAA